A DNA window from Zonotrichia leucophrys gambelii isolate GWCS_2022_RI chromosome 15, RI_Zleu_2.0, whole genome shotgun sequence contains the following coding sequences:
- the PISD gene encoding phosphatidylserine decarboxylase proenzyme, mitochondrial isoform X1, with the protein MVRCYKALSNPPPSCYNLRKVKIHVRRLRSGNGGSSSCAGDQHPQLESPGPAGSAGGTPSRRTRFRLQFPQLALRRRLGQLSCMSRPALKLRSWPLTILYYLLPFGALKPLTRVGWRPMSRVALYKSVPTRLLSRAWGRLNQVELPTWLRKPVYSLYIWTFGVNMKEAAVEDLHHYRNLSEFFRRKLKPQARPVCCVHSVISPSDGKILNFGQVKNCEVEQVKGVTYSLESFLGPRISTEEMHFSQAPPGNSFQKQLVTKEGNELYHCVIYLAPGDYHCFHSPTDWTVSHRRHFPGSLMSVNPGVARWIKELFCHNERVVLTGDWKHGFFSLTAVGATNVGSIRIYFDQDLHTNSPSYSKGSYNDFSFISNNNKEGIPMRKGEHLGEFNLGSTIVLIFEAPKDFRFNLKAGQKIRFGEALGSL; encoded by the exons ATGGTGAGATGCTACAAAGCTTTATCTAACCCTCCACCCTCTTGCTACAACCTCCGCAAAGTTAAAATTCATGTCCGGAGGCTGCGTTCAGGGaacggcggcagcagcagctgtgccggggaccagcacccacagctggaGAGTCCAggcccagctggctctgctggtggGACACCAAGTAGGAGAACTCGTTTCAG GTTGCAATTCCCCCAGCTGGCCCTGAGGCGAAGGTTGGGCCAGCTGAGCTGTATGTCTAGGCCTGCTCTGAAACTCCGTTCTTGGCCTCTGACTATTCTCTATTACCTTCTGCCTTTCGGTGCTCTTAAACCCTTGACCAGAGTGGGATGGAGGCCTATGAGCAGG GTTGCCCTGTACAAGTCGGTGCCCACACGGCTGCTCTCGCGAGCCTGGGGCCGCCTGAACCAGGTGGAGCTGCCCACGTGGCTGAGGAAGCCGGTGTACAGCCTGTACATCTGGACCTTCGGGGTGAACATGAAGGAGGCAGCTGTGGAGGATCTGCACCACTACAGGAACCTGAGCGAGTTCTTCCGCAGGAAGCTGAAACCGCAGGCGCGGCCGGTGTGCTGCGTGCACAGCGTG ATTAGTCCCTCTGATGGAAAGATCCTTAATTTCGGACAGGTAAAAAATTGTGAAGTGGAGCAAGTAAAAGGAGTTACTTATTCTCTGGAATCTTTCTTAGGACCTCGCATCTCCACAGAGGAAATGCATTTTAGCCAGG CCCCACCTGGTAACTCTTTTCAGAAACAACTGGTCACAAAGGAGGGGAATGAGCTCTACCACTGTGTAATTTACCTTGCACCAGGGGATTATCACTGCTTCCACTCGCCCACGGACTGGACGGTGTCACACCGCCGGCACTTCCCAG GCTCTCTGATGTCTGTCAATCCTGGAGTAGCTCGCTGGATCAAGGAGCTGTTCTGCCACAATGAACGGGTGGTCCTTACAGGTGACTGGAAACATGGCTTCTTCTCACTAACAGCTGTAGGAGCAACAAACGTGGGCTCCATCCGCATCTACTTTGACCAG GACTTGCACACGAACAGTCCAAGTTACTCTAAAGGTTCCTACAATGACTTCAGCTTCATATCCAACAACAACAAGGAGGGAATCCCCATGAGGAAAGGGGAACATTTAGGGGAATTTAACTTAGGCTCTACAATTGTACTAATCTTTGAGGCACCCAAGGACTTCAGATTCAACCTCAAGGCTGGACAGAAAATCCGCTTTGGAGAAGCACTGGGCTCTCTATAG
- the PISD gene encoding phosphatidylserine decarboxylase proenzyme, mitochondrial isoform X2, with protein sequence MAAAAARSSLLCSCNLLVQRNLCVRAGVLWKQPPSRTFFSDRKKLHTAAVRQVFRLRPFHVLVATGGGYAGYRKYEDYKLQQLEKRGIEVPVKLASEWEVALYKSVPTRLLSRAWGRLNQVELPTWLRKPVYSLYIWTFGVNMKEAAVEDLHHYRNLSEFFRRKLKPQARPVCCVHSVISPSDGKILNFGQVKNCEVEQVKGVTYSLESFLGPRISTEEMHFSQAPPGNSFQKQLVTKEGNELYHCVIYLAPGDYHCFHSPTDWTVSHRRHFPGSLMSVNPGVARWIKELFCHNERVVLTGDWKHGFFSLTAVGATNVGSIRIYFDQDLHTNSPSYSKGSYNDFSFISNNNKEGIPMRKGEHLGEFNLGSTIVLIFEAPKDFRFNLKAGQKIRFGEALGSL encoded by the exons atggcggcggccgcggcgcggAGCAG CTTGCTGTGCAGCTGTAACCTGCTGGTGCAGAGGAACCTGTGTGTTAGAGCTGGAGTCCTGTGGAAGCAGCCTCCTTCCAGGACATTCTTCAGTG ACAGGAAGAAGCTTCACACTGCTGCAGTGCGCCAAGTCTTCCGCCTGCGGCCCTTCCACGTTCTGGTAGCTACAGGTGGAGGATATGCAGGATACAGAAAATATGAGGATTACAAGTTGCAACAGCTGGAGAAGAGGGGCATAGAGGTGCCTGTGAAGCTTGCAAGTGAATGGGAG GTTGCCCTGTACAAGTCGGTGCCCACACGGCTGCTCTCGCGAGCCTGGGGCCGCCTGAACCAGGTGGAGCTGCCCACGTGGCTGAGGAAGCCGGTGTACAGCCTGTACATCTGGACCTTCGGGGTGAACATGAAGGAGGCAGCTGTGGAGGATCTGCACCACTACAGGAACCTGAGCGAGTTCTTCCGCAGGAAGCTGAAACCGCAGGCGCGGCCGGTGTGCTGCGTGCACAGCGTG ATTAGTCCCTCTGATGGAAAGATCCTTAATTTCGGACAGGTAAAAAATTGTGAAGTGGAGCAAGTAAAAGGAGTTACTTATTCTCTGGAATCTTTCTTAGGACCTCGCATCTCCACAGAGGAAATGCATTTTAGCCAGG CCCCACCTGGTAACTCTTTTCAGAAACAACTGGTCACAAAGGAGGGGAATGAGCTCTACCACTGTGTAATTTACCTTGCACCAGGGGATTATCACTGCTTCCACTCGCCCACGGACTGGACGGTGTCACACCGCCGGCACTTCCCAG GCTCTCTGATGTCTGTCAATCCTGGAGTAGCTCGCTGGATCAAGGAGCTGTTCTGCCACAATGAACGGGTGGTCCTTACAGGTGACTGGAAACATGGCTTCTTCTCACTAACAGCTGTAGGAGCAACAAACGTGGGCTCCATCCGCATCTACTTTGACCAG GACTTGCACACGAACAGTCCAAGTTACTCTAAAGGTTCCTACAATGACTTCAGCTTCATATCCAACAACAACAAGGAGGGAATCCCCATGAGGAAAGGGGAACATTTAGGGGAATTTAACTTAGGCTCTACAATTGTACTAATCTTTGAGGCACCCAAGGACTTCAGATTCAACCTCAAGGCTGGACAGAAAATCCGCTTTGGAGAAGCACTGGGCTCTCTATAG
- the PISD gene encoding phosphatidylserine decarboxylase proenzyme, mitochondrial isoform X3, whose protein sequence is MCQSNTLQGPELHTGKWLQFPQLALRRRLGQLSCMSRPALKLRSWPLTILYYLLPFGALKPLTRVGWRPMSRVALYKSVPTRLLSRAWGRLNQVELPTWLRKPVYSLYIWTFGVNMKEAAVEDLHHYRNLSEFFRRKLKPQARPVCCVHSVISPSDGKILNFGQVKNCEVEQVKGVTYSLESFLGPRISTEEMHFSQAPPGNSFQKQLVTKEGNELYHCVIYLAPGDYHCFHSPTDWTVSHRRHFPGSLMSVNPGVARWIKELFCHNERVVLTGDWKHGFFSLTAVGATNVGSIRIYFDQDLHTNSPSYSKGSYNDFSFISNNNKEGIPMRKGEHLGEFNLGSTIVLIFEAPKDFRFNLKAGQKIRFGEALGSL, encoded by the exons ATGTGTCAGTCAAACACCCTGCAGGGACCAGAGCTCCACACAGGGAAATG GTTGCAATTCCCCCAGCTGGCCCTGAGGCGAAGGTTGGGCCAGCTGAGCTGTATGTCTAGGCCTGCTCTGAAACTCCGTTCTTGGCCTCTGACTATTCTCTATTACCTTCTGCCTTTCGGTGCTCTTAAACCCTTGACCAGAGTGGGATGGAGGCCTATGAGCAGG GTTGCCCTGTACAAGTCGGTGCCCACACGGCTGCTCTCGCGAGCCTGGGGCCGCCTGAACCAGGTGGAGCTGCCCACGTGGCTGAGGAAGCCGGTGTACAGCCTGTACATCTGGACCTTCGGGGTGAACATGAAGGAGGCAGCTGTGGAGGATCTGCACCACTACAGGAACCTGAGCGAGTTCTTCCGCAGGAAGCTGAAACCGCAGGCGCGGCCGGTGTGCTGCGTGCACAGCGTG ATTAGTCCCTCTGATGGAAAGATCCTTAATTTCGGACAGGTAAAAAATTGTGAAGTGGAGCAAGTAAAAGGAGTTACTTATTCTCTGGAATCTTTCTTAGGACCTCGCATCTCCACAGAGGAAATGCATTTTAGCCAGG CCCCACCTGGTAACTCTTTTCAGAAACAACTGGTCACAAAGGAGGGGAATGAGCTCTACCACTGTGTAATTTACCTTGCACCAGGGGATTATCACTGCTTCCACTCGCCCACGGACTGGACGGTGTCACACCGCCGGCACTTCCCAG GCTCTCTGATGTCTGTCAATCCTGGAGTAGCTCGCTGGATCAAGGAGCTGTTCTGCCACAATGAACGGGTGGTCCTTACAGGTGACTGGAAACATGGCTTCTTCTCACTAACAGCTGTAGGAGCAACAAACGTGGGCTCCATCCGCATCTACTTTGACCAG GACTTGCACACGAACAGTCCAAGTTACTCTAAAGGTTCCTACAATGACTTCAGCTTCATATCCAACAACAACAAGGAGGGAATCCCCATGAGGAAAGGGGAACATTTAGGGGAATTTAACTTAGGCTCTACAATTGTACTAATCTTTGAGGCACCCAAGGACTTCAGATTCAACCTCAAGGCTGGACAGAAAATCCGCTTTGGAGAAGCACTGGGCTCTCTATAG